In one window of Dromaius novaehollandiae isolate bDroNov1 chromosome W, bDroNov1.hap1, whole genome shotgun sequence DNA:
- the LOC112982205 gene encoding tubulin polyglutamylase complex subunit 2 isoform X3 — MEEKPSTSIKPYLDKLTLGVTRILETSPGVAEVTFVEKEPAERHTIISWEQKNSCVLPEDLKNFYLMTDGFQMTWSVKTDDTPMPLGSMVINSVSKLCRLGGSSMYTLPNAPTLADLEDDTDEEGSEDKPEKPHFDSRSLIFELDPCNGNGKVCLVYKHTKPVVSPDTEIWFLDRALYWHFLTKTFTAYYRLLITHLGLPQWQYAFTSYGVSPQAKVRQQDPACQYFKQIWTRNHLSSF, encoded by the exons ATGGAGGAGAAGCCCTCCACCAGCATCAAGCCCTACCTGGACAAGCTCACCCTGGGGGTCACGCGCATCTTGG agACTTCTCCAGGAGTTGCTGAGGTGACGTTTGTGGAAAAGGAGCCAGCTGAACGCCACACTATCATTTCATGGGAGCAA AAAAACTCCTGCGTATTGCCAGAAGATTTAAAGAACTTCTATCTGATGACCGATGGCTTCCAGATGACCTGGAGTGTGAAGACTGATG ATACCCCAATGCCCCTGGGTTCCATGGTGATTAATAGTGTCTCGAAGCTATGTCGACTTGGGGGTTCCTCGATgtacactctgcctaatgcaccaaCTCTTGCTGATCTGGAAGATGACACAGATGAGGAAG gtAGTGAAGACAAACCAGAGAAGCCACACTTTGATTCTCGTAGTCTTATCTTTGAATTAGACCCATGCAATGGCAATGGGAAAGTTTGTCTTGTTTATAAGCACACTAAACCAG ttGTCTCCCCAGACACAGAGATATGGTTCTTGGACAGAGCTCTGTATTGGCATTTCCTCACCAAAACCTTCACAGCCTACTACCGCCTGCTAATCACCCACCTGGGTCTCCCACAGTGGCAATATGCCTTCACTAGCTATGGGGTCAGCCCCCAGGCCAAGGTAAGACAGCAGGATCCAGCTTGTCAGTATTTCAAGCAAATCTGGACCAGAAATCACCTTTCTTCCTTTTGA
- the LOC112982205 gene encoding tubulin polyglutamylase complex subunit 2 isoform X1 has product MEEKPSTSIKPYLDKLTLGVTRILETSPGVAEVTFVEKEPAERHTIISWEQKNSCVLPEDLKNFYLMTDGFQMTWSVKTDDTPMPLGSMVINSVSKLCRLGGSSMYTLPNAPTLADLEDDTDEEGSEDKPEKPHFDSRSLIFELDPCNGNGKVCLVYKHTKPVVSPDTEIWFLDRALYWHFLTKTFTAYYRLLITHLGLPQWQYAFTSYGVSPQAKQWFNMYKPITINTALLSEEADSFVNKLDPNKVFKSKSKTPVIKKKLSSQPAGSQKSHPSMTSSKTSSLPGISSRKRDPQI; this is encoded by the exons ATGGAGGAGAAGCCCTCCACCAGCATCAAGCCCTACCTGGACAAGCTCACCCTGGGGGTCACGCGCATCTTGG agACTTCTCCAGGAGTTGCTGAGGTGACGTTTGTGGAAAAGGAGCCAGCTGAACGCCACACTATCATTTCATGGGAGCAA AAAAACTCCTGCGTATTGCCAGAAGATTTAAAGAACTTCTATCTGATGACCGATGGCTTCCAGATGACCTGGAGTGTGAAGACTGATG ATACCCCAATGCCCCTGGGTTCCATGGTGATTAATAGTGTCTCGAAGCTATGTCGACTTGGGGGTTCCTCGATgtacactctgcctaatgcaccaaCTCTTGCTGATCTGGAAGATGACACAGATGAGGAAG gtAGTGAAGACAAACCAGAGAAGCCACACTTTGATTCTCGTAGTCTTATCTTTGAATTAGACCCATGCAATGGCAATGGGAAAGTTTGTCTTGTTTATAAGCACACTAAACCAG ttGTCTCCCCAGACACAGAGATATGGTTCTTGGACAGAGCTCTGTATTGGCATTTCCTCACCAAAACCTTCACAGCCTACTACCGCCTGCTAATCACCCACCTGGGTCTCCCACAGTGGCAATATGCCTTCACTAGCTATGGGGTCAGCCCCCAGGCCAAG CAATGGTTTAACATGTATAAACCCATAACCATCaacacagctctgctttctgaAGAAGCTGACTCCTTTGTGAACAAGCTGGACCCCAACAAGGTATTTAAAAGCAAGAGCAAAACTCCAGTGATCAAAAAGAAACTGTCCTCCCAGCCAGCAGGCTCCCAAAAGAGCCATCCTAGCATGACCTCCTCCAAGACTTCCTCACTACCTGGGATTTCTTCAAGGAAGCGAGACCCCCAGATCTGA